A region from the Ichthyobacterium seriolicida genome encodes:
- a CDS encoding IS1380 family transposase yields the protein MAVNNSSMFNGYYSQFMYNELFFHDGKTGQIILPVLRPGNSHSNKWYVSILKRIIIKIRESHPEMEIIIRSDSGFSCAPFYQLVDDFDLLYVTGIASNEVLKRKVSWSKNAVKKMYLDQGEKHQHFMSFTYKAKSWHKPQQCYSKVESTGLGMNIRHFSSNLPQKDAREIYFDFYVKRGDSSENRIKEVKNMCFSDRLSNHSFLANFFRLMMSSLAYEMFLLLKQKIKKTRFEVAKKWLISSIRTYLLKVGATIKITKRRIYYQLSKSFVYKGLFREIITQ from the coding sequence ATGGCAGTCAACAATTCGTCAATGTTTAACGGTTATTATAGTCAATTCATGTACAATGAACTATTTTTTCATGATGGAAAAACAGGACAGATTATCCTTCCTGTACTCCGCCCAGGAAATAGTCATTCTAATAAATGGTATGTGAGTATTTTAAAGCGAATAATTATCAAAATACGTGAGAGTCACCCAGAGATGGAAATAATTATTAGAAGTGATAGCGGCTTTAGTTGCGCTCCTTTTTACCAATTAGTAGATGATTTTGATTTACTATATGTGACAGGCATAGCGAGCAATGAAGTTTTAAAAAGAAAGGTATCTTGGTCAAAAAATGCTGTAAAAAAAATGTATTTAGATCAGGGAGAGAAGCACCAACATTTTATGAGTTTTACGTACAAAGCCAAGAGTTGGCACAAGCCTCAACAGTGCTATTCTAAAGTTGAGAGTACAGGATTAGGGATGAACATAAGGCATTTTTCTAGTAATCTTCCCCAAAAGGATGCTAGAGAAATTTACTTTGACTTTTATGTGAAAAGAGGTGATTCAAGTGAAAATAGAATAAAAGAAGTTAAAAATATGTGTTTTTCTGATCGTTTGTCAAATCATAGTTTTCTTGCTAATTTTTTTCGACTTATGATGAGTAGTCTTGCCTATGAAATGTTTTTATTACTGAAACAGAAGATAAAGAAAACAAGATTTGAAGTAGCAAAAAAATGGTTAATCAGTTCGATTAGAACCTATCTTCTCAAGGTAGGAGCAACGATTAAAATTACCAAAAGGCGAATCTATTATCAGCTATCTAAATCTTTTGTTTACAAGGGTTTATTTCGGGAAATTATTACCCAGTAA
- a CDS encoding transposase, whose protein sequence is MRNKNTLFYRGKTSVELTFSSSEISSDGSLIMLEKLERDHRLIHYYSKLLPDTRDSRFITYTRKQQLKQRVYMIMLGYEDANDVNHLHNDPLIQRCSSR, encoded by the coding sequence ATGAGGAATAAAAACACATTATTTTATAGAGGGAAAACTTCTGTTGAGTTAACTTTTTCATCATCAGAAATTAGCTCTGATGGATCTTTAATCATGCTTGAAAAACTAGAAAGAGATCATAGATTGATTCATTATTACAGTAAACTTTTGCCTGATACTCGAGACTCTAGATTTATTACTTATACCAGAAAGCAACAGTTAAAACAAAGGGTTTATATGATCATGTTAGGCTATGAAGACGCCAATGATGTTAATCATTTACATAACGATCCTTTAATTCAAAGATGTTCTTCAAGGTGA
- a CDS encoding ATP-binding cassette domain-containing protein: protein MITSKASIKNLSVIENKYILIKDISFEIIQGDITIIFGKNGSGKSLLIDCIMNNITYEGEITLSTEKVSVLYDSFVSFSFLRVREILSFFESMYNHARNDDLINRMGIHTIMNKYFKLLSKGERKKIGIYSILISNSDLLIMDEPTDGLDPIFRKFLWNEIKNSGKTVLMTTHIWEEALDIADKVILIDKGSLLNKPENPQELIKSIPYEGKFVFDTKGFTEQEFLLEKKHLICLEEEDRIYVYFREKNEKESILDRLSDRGVVSFSILPIDISDIFLLKTR from the coding sequence ATGATTACAAGTAAAGCCTCTATCAAGAACTTATCAGTCATAGAAAATAAATATATTCTTATAAAAGATATCTCTTTTGAAATAATTCAAGGGGACATTACAATCATTTTTGGGAAAAATGGTTCTGGAAAATCCCTTCTCATAGATTGCATCATGAATAATATAACATATGAAGGAGAAATAACTTTGAGTACAGAAAAAGTAAGTGTTTTATATGATTCTTTTGTTTCTTTTTCGTTTCTAAGGGTACGAGAAATTTTAAGTTTTTTTGAATCTATGTATAACCATGCTAGAAATGATGATTTAATAAATAGGATGGGTATTCATACTATAATGAATAAGTATTTCAAATTATTATCTAAAGGAGAAAGGAAAAAAATAGGAATTTATAGCATTTTAATATCAAATAGTGATTTATTAATAATGGATGAGCCTACCGATGGATTAGATCCCATCTTTAGAAAGTTTCTTTGGAATGAAATAAAAAATAGTGGCAAAACTGTATTAATGACAACTCATATATGGGAAGAAGCCTTAGATATAGCTGACAAAGTAATTTTAATAGACAAAGGAAGTCTTTTGAATAAACCAGAAAACCCTCAGGAATTAATAAAAAGTATACCATATGAAGGGAAATTTGTTTTTGATACAAAAGGATTCACAGAACAAGAATTTCTTTTAGAAAAAAAACATCTTATTTGTTTAGAAGAAGAAGATAGAATATATGTGTATTTCCGTGAAAAAAATGAAAAAGAATCTATTTTAGATAGATTATCAGATAGAGGCGTAGTAAGTTTTTCTATTTTACCAATAGACATTTCAGACATTTTTTTACTAAAAACGAGATAA
- a CDS encoding ABC transporter permease, whose amino-acid sequence MNKAIRKLFLIQLLSSIRSPESIFYSVIFPPTLFIIFGFSFGVGQGYINFFLSGMIGVTIIGDGLNAIGPVIKLYYSLGIVKYFKSYPLNIIWLFISFILVRMMVVLFSCLILILLSYLFFELSINQMNLTNYIIGGALLFIIYSFLGLLISLYGIDSDKSTLISSFVFFGSMFLSDAYFNISSVNTVFLFISYIFPLKVVLNFMRGNDIHLLWSILWLILVSISFYLVITNTKLKRIQ is encoded by the coding sequence ATGAATAAAGCGATAAGAAAACTTTTTTTGATACAACTATTGAGTTCCATACGTTCACCAGAATCTATTTTCTACTCTGTGATATTCCCTCCTACTCTTTTTATAATTTTTGGTTTTAGTTTTGGGGTTGGTCAAGGATATATTAATTTTTTCTTATCAGGAATGATTGGAGTAACAATAATAGGGGATGGCTTGAATGCTATAGGGCCTGTTATAAAGTTATATTACTCTTTAGGTATTGTAAAATACTTTAAATCATATCCTTTAAATATTATATGGCTTTTTATAAGTTTTATTTTGGTCAGAATGATGGTGGTACTGTTTTCTTGTTTAATCTTAATATTACTCTCTTACTTATTTTTTGAGCTTTCTATAAATCAAATGAATTTAACTAATTATATAATAGGGGGAGCTTTATTATTTATTATTTATTCATTTTTAGGATTATTAATTTCATTATACGGGATCGATAGTGATAAAAGCACTTTAATTTCTTCTTTCGTTTTCTTTGGAAGTATGTTTTTATCAGATGCTTATTTTAACATATCATCTGTAAACACAGTATTTTTATTTATAAGTTATATCTTCCCTTTGAAAGTTGTTCTCAACTTCATGAGAGGAAATGATATACATTTATTATGGTCTATACTCTGGCTTATATTAGTATCTATTTCTTTCTATTTAGTTATTACAAATACAAAATTAAAAAGAATACAATAA
- a CDS encoding TonB-dependent receptor codes for MKITIHIISLCLLISGNICLSQNNYTIDGKVINDDNKSISDVGIFIKSDNSIYTLSDIHGNFSIKVPRDKYNDTLVFYHIAYNSVSLDVKKIIEDGKLIVTLSKNKNRLSEIVLSSDNNSIDSEFSTEKLTKFEIYASPSYNGDIIGGINFSRMSTNTEETPTLNLRGSPEKRSMVFINNVPLYRSNLKENFLNSINNVDFLSVSTSSIGNIEIYPSNPPVYFSNTSGGLINMNTPYTMEDRTAIFLSPIVLSLGLEKDLKQTMMLQANLYYVDLGLFRKFNFQIKDYIDYYRRMNGEITMNVNLDRTKIKIYSALTKDKISFSDFFSKDRNTIKSDVFKSYNVANIHFFLENVKIKFNSGISKILDSTRVKNYSSIDQNLTYYYSSLSANYFLEKSRFYGGLTFERAINREKEQMYVEPFIGSTYTISSNITIGAGVRKTVYNYQKLNPYSYNFLMKFSDEKNHNRFILSAGHYESLDFIDFNSGILKSNQITVEYNYEKDNHKAGISLYKKRDKDFYLKDRSFIYGDRDTYGLELSYKMDKEIFSTELSYLFIRSLFSYGKYNFRELDFPYFFKGLISVYATNSIRMSLSFISRPGSLYTPIKSNDYDISTKKYFPILSEDINGNRYNSYHRLDFSIDKSFSLKEMTIMLIGKISNLLDRKNERIELFDYASGDVKKDLYQEREFFIALVLML; via the coding sequence ATGAAAATTACAATTCATATAATTTCATTATGTTTACTCATATCAGGCAATATTTGTTTATCACAAAATAATTACACTATAGATGGAAAAGTTATAAATGATGATAATAAGAGTATATCTGATGTTGGAATATTTATAAAAAGTGATAATTCAATTTATACATTGTCTGATATTCATGGCAATTTTTCTATTAAAGTACCTCGTGATAAATATAACGATACATTGGTGTTTTATCATATAGCGTATAATTCTGTCTCTCTTGATGTAAAAAAAATAATAGAAGATGGAAAATTAATTGTAACTCTATCAAAAAATAAGAATCGTCTTTCTGAGATTGTTTTATCAAGTGATAATAATTCTATAGACAGTGAGTTTTCTACAGAAAAATTAACAAAATTCGAAATTTATGCGAGTCCTAGTTATAATGGAGATATCATAGGAGGAATTAATTTTTCAAGAATGTCTACAAACACTGAAGAAACACCTACCCTAAATCTAAGAGGCAGCCCTGAAAAAAGATCCATGGTTTTTATAAATAATGTCCCATTGTATAGAAGTAATCTCAAAGAAAACTTTCTAAACTCAATAAATAATGTAGACTTCCTATCTGTAAGTACTTCTTCCATAGGGAATATAGAGATTTACCCATCCAACCCCCCCGTATACTTCTCTAATACGTCTGGGGGATTGATTAACATGAATACACCGTATACAATGGAAGATAGGACAGCCATTTTTTTATCTCCAATAGTTTTATCTCTAGGGCTAGAGAAAGACTTAAAGCAAACAATGATGTTACAAGCCAATTTATACTATGTAGACTTAGGTCTTTTTAGAAAATTTAATTTTCAAATAAAAGACTACATAGATTACTATAGGCGGATGAATGGTGAAATAACTATGAATGTAAATTTAGATAGAACGAAAATAAAAATTTACTCTGCTTTGACAAAAGATAAAATTAGTTTTTCTGATTTTTTTTCCAAAGACAGAAATACAATAAAATCTGATGTATTTAAAAGCTACAATGTGGCAAATATTCATTTCTTTTTGGAGAATGTGAAAATAAAGTTTAATTCAGGAATATCAAAAATATTAGATAGTACTAGAGTAAAAAATTACTCTAGTATAGACCAAAATTTAACTTACTATTATTCATCTTTGAGTGCTAATTATTTTTTAGAAAAATCTCGTTTCTATGGAGGTTTAACTTTTGAAAGAGCTATAAATAGAGAAAAAGAGCAAATGTATGTAGAGCCATTTATAGGATCAACTTATACTATTTCTAGTAATATTACCATTGGAGCAGGAGTTAGGAAAACTGTATATAACTATCAAAAACTGAATCCCTACTCTTACAATTTTTTAATGAAGTTTTCAGATGAAAAAAATCATAATAGATTTATTCTCAGTGCTGGACACTATGAATCATTAGATTTTATAGATTTTAATTCAGGGATTTTAAAAAGCAATCAGATTACTGTTGAGTATAACTATGAAAAAGATAATCACAAAGCAGGAATTTCTCTTTATAAAAAGAGGGATAAAGATTTTTACTTGAAAGATAGATCTTTTATTTACGGAGACAGAGATACTTATGGATTAGAGTTATCATACAAAATGGATAAAGAAATATTCTCAACTGAATTATCATATTTGTTTATAAGATCTCTATTCTCATATGGGAAATATAATTTTAGAGAATTAGATTTTCCTTATTTTTTTAAAGGATTAATTTCTGTATACGCAACTAACTCTATAAGGATGTCTTTATCTTTTATATCACGTCCAGGAAGTTTATATACTCCTATAAAGTCTAATGATTATGATATTTCTACAAAAAAATATTTTCCAATATTATCGGAGGATATAAATGGTAATAGATATAATAGTTATCATAGGTTAGATTTTTCCATAGATAAGTCATTTTCTTTAAAGGAAATGACTATTATGCTGATTGGTAAAATATCTAATCTCTTAGATAGAAAAAATGAAAGAATAGAGCTATTCGACTACGCAAGCGGTGATGTAAAAAAAGATTTATATCAAGAAAGAGAATTTTTTATTGCTTTAGTTTTAATGCTGTGA
- a CDS encoding YcaO-like family protein, translating to MISEEIGIIKNIYRSANIFGDPKVISYSSTNCDVEKLTDNNSFFCGNSGGAGIKWEDAFLACIGETVERYCSCFYDKKSMIKSTYLDINDNAIHPSNFSLFHQKQYNTPKFPFIPFTETTEVFFDRAYDLTTENVILCPATFLYMPFLEDSVRISENISTGFASHTDYHKAILSASYEIVERDSFSIWWMNLLDLPKIKIEGEVRKLIEEIIPDHLTIHLFDMTTDVKIPSVFGILEGINDKENFIAFSAATRYTFYDAIKKTIIECCQSVPYTRFLIDRYNNYDFNDFNSVKSFEAHSVFYNKRKDLRYIIKPFLEKTPNKTVNLLKKDDDFSDKIKLSHLVSIFKQKKYPYIVKEITTNDIKNYGFVVVRVIIPNMTHLNGTYGQYYLGGDRLYESPKKMGYDTKKIEELNTFPHPFP from the coding sequence TTGATTAGTGAAGAAATAGGTATAATTAAGAACATATACAGGTCTGCTAATATTTTCGGGGATCCGAAAGTTATTTCGTATTCTTCTACAAACTGTGATGTTGAAAAACTAACTGATAATAACTCTTTTTTCTGTGGAAATTCAGGGGGGGCAGGAATTAAATGGGAAGATGCTTTTTTAGCTTGTATAGGGGAAACTGTTGAACGATATTGTAGCTGTTTTTATGATAAAAAAAGTATGATAAAATCAACATATTTAGATATAAATGATAATGCAATTCACCCAAGTAATTTTTCTCTTTTCCATCAAAAACAATATAATACTCCAAAATTTCCCTTTATCCCTTTTACAGAAACAACTGAAGTGTTTTTTGATAGAGCATATGATTTAACTACTGAAAATGTAATTTTATGTCCCGCAACATTTTTGTATATGCCTTTTCTTGAAGATAGCGTTAGAATATCTGAAAACATATCTACTGGATTTGCTTCACATACAGATTATCATAAAGCTATTTTATCTGCATCATATGAAATAGTAGAAAGAGATTCTTTTTCTATTTGGTGGATGAACCTATTAGACCTTCCAAAAATAAAAATAGAAGGTGAGGTTAGAAAATTAATAGAAGAAATAATACCAGACCATTTAACAATTCATTTATTTGATATGACAACAGATGTGAAAATTCCTAGTGTGTTTGGTATATTAGAAGGGATAAATGATAAAGAAAATTTTATAGCCTTTTCAGCTGCAACTAGATATACATTTTATGATGCTATAAAAAAAACCATTATAGAATGTTGTCAATCAGTACCATATACTAGATTTTTAATCGATCGGTATAATAATTATGATTTCAATGATTTTAATTCTGTTAAATCATTTGAAGCTCATAGTGTATTTTATAATAAAAGAAAGGATTTAAGATATATAATCAAACCCTTTTTAGAGAAAACACCAAATAAGACTGTCAATCTACTCAAAAAGGATGATGATTTTTCAGATAAAATAAAATTATCTCATCTCGTGAGTATTTTTAAACAAAAAAAATACCCCTATATCGTCAAAGAAATAACAACTAATGATATTAAAAACTATGGCTTTGTAGTTGTTAGGGTTATTATACCTAATATGACTCATTTAAACGGAACGTATGGACAATATTATCTAGGAGGTGATAGATTATATGAAAGTCCTAAAAAAATGGGATACGATACAAAAAAAATTGAAGAATTAAATACATTTCCACACCCATTTCCATAA
- a CDS encoding SagB family peptide dehydrogenase → MKKKYSLNDLMKESEKYDKSIYSTKMFDLDNSLDYIQSSKISDISIKRDISKGSNTFYTDYVLERASNPYKTYFGKKIKLNDLKRLKNKQKDFIEVLRKRKSHRKYLKKDLSSYEIFSILNYSYGISREENVMGHKWQFRYSPSPGGIYSSDIYLILVNSHFKKGLYHYQPKDNSLELIKEGDFSSFIKDNLGLSPYIDSENKIGGCIIISSNIQRLYIKYNVRAYRFMLLEVGILLQSLSLVSSYIGIGSCILGGFYENKINDFIGLDGDLESVQGVMVIGHIDNEESEN, encoded by the coding sequence ATGAAAAAAAAGTATTCACTAAACGATTTAATGAAAGAATCAGAAAAGTATGATAAGTCTATTTATTCCACAAAAATGTTTGATCTAGATAATAGTTTAGATTACATACAAAGTTCAAAGATATCTGATATTAGTATTAAAAGAGATATATCAAAAGGGTCCAATACATTTTATACAGACTACGTACTTGAAAGGGCCTCTAACCCTTATAAAACATATTTTGGAAAAAAAATAAAGTTAAATGATTTAAAACGCTTAAAAAACAAACAAAAAGATTTTATAGAAGTTTTACGTAAACGAAAAAGTCATAGAAAATATTTAAAAAAAGATTTAAGCTCTTATGAGATTTTCTCTATTCTAAATTACTCATATGGCATTTCTAGGGAAGAGAATGTAATGGGGCATAAATGGCAATTTAGATACTCTCCTTCTCCTGGAGGAATATATTCATCGGATATATATCTAATACTTGTTAATAGCCACTTTAAAAAAGGACTGTATCATTATCAGCCCAAGGATAACTCTTTAGAATTGATTAAAGAAGGAGATTTTTCGTCTTTTATAAAAGATAATTTAGGTTTATCACCTTATATAGATTCTGAAAATAAAATAGGAGGATGTATCATTATATCCTCCAATATTCAAAGGCTTTACATAAAATATAATGTAAGGGCATACAGGTTCATGTTATTAGAAGTTGGTATTCTTTTACAATCACTTTCTTTAGTTTCAAGTTATATTGGAATAGGGAGCTGTATACTAGGAGGTTTTTATGAGAATAAAATCAATGATTTTATTGGATTAGATGGGGATTTAGAAAGTGTTCAAGGAGTGATGGTTATCGGCCATATAGATAATGAAGAATCTGAAAATTAA
- a CDS encoding diphosphomevalonate/mevalonate 3,5-bisphosphate decarboxylase family protein: MKEKQFISTPTSYGDLSIDSGAKVWQSPSNIAIVKYWGKKPNQIPSNPSISFTLSNSYTKTKFSYARRNKKSDDKIYLKFSFDNKPKIDFEKKVSSFLERIIPYSPYLKYYDITIDTENSFPHSSGIASSASGMSAIALCIMSLERDLFPHMDDVYFYRKASFLSRLGSGSASRSVNGNLMIWGNHKDIDGSSDIYAITYPHEVHSVFYTFCDTILLIDESEKKISSSIGHKLMENHPFANTRFKIANDNISSLKDIFSSGDIESFGLLLEREALNLHAMMMCSQPYFLLIKPNTIYVIEKVWKYRLESKNHLYFTLDAGANVHLLYPKFQSQEIEIFIKDELSALCEQRYISDCVGNGAKQIF, encoded by the coding sequence TTGAAAGAGAAGCAATTTATATCTACTCCCACCAGTTATGGTGATCTGAGTATAGATTCTGGAGCCAAAGTCTGGCAAAGCCCTTCCAATATAGCTATAGTTAAGTATTGGGGGAAAAAGCCTAATCAGATACCTTCTAATCCATCTATTAGTTTCACCCTTTCTAATAGTTATACCAAAACTAAGTTTTCTTATGCCAGAAGGAATAAAAAATCTGATGATAAAATATATTTAAAATTTTCATTTGACAATAAACCAAAAATTGATTTTGAAAAAAAAGTGTCGTCCTTTTTAGAAAGGATTATTCCATATTCTCCTTATTTGAAGTACTATGATATTACCATAGATACTGAAAATTCTTTTCCTCATTCTAGTGGAATAGCATCTTCCGCGTCTGGAATGAGCGCCATAGCTCTTTGTATAATGTCTTTGGAAAGAGATTTATTTCCCCATATGGATGATGTCTATTTTTATAGAAAGGCCTCTTTCTTATCTAGATTAGGTTCAGGCAGCGCTAGTAGATCTGTAAACGGCAATCTAATGATTTGGGGTAATCACAAAGATATAGATGGCAGTAGTGACATTTATGCAATAACTTATCCCCATGAGGTACATTCTGTATTTTACACTTTTTGCGATACTATTTTACTCATAGATGAAAGCGAAAAGAAGATTTCTAGTTCTATAGGGCATAAGCTTATGGAAAATCATCCTTTTGCCAATACTAGATTTAAAATTGCAAATGATAATATTTCTAGTTTGAAAGATATATTCTCTAGCGGAGATATAGAGTCCTTTGGACTTTTATTAGAACGAGAAGCTTTGAATTTACACGCTATGATGATGTGTTCACAACCGTATTTTCTCTTGATAAAACCAAATACTATCTATGTGATAGAAAAGGTTTGGAAATATAGATTAGAGAGTAAAAATCATCTATATTTTACTTTAGATGCTGGGGCTAATGTTCATTTATTATATCCTAAATTTCAATCCCAAGAGATTGAAATCTTTATTAAAGATGAATTATCAGCGCTATGTGAGCAAAGGTATATTTCCGATTGTGTTGGAAATGGAGCAAAACAAATATTTTAA
- a CDS encoding mevalonate kinase family protein, translating to MQGSLFYAKILLFGEYGIIKDSMGLSIPYKSYQGSFVFDDSIESKRSNENLSLFFKYLAEINKKADFPARFNLDLLSDDLDRGMSFQSSIPQGYGVGSSGALVAAIYEKYAINKIYPDNIVRGDVVRLRSIFGKMESFFHGKSSGTDPLICYLKIPLLIKPKGNISTVGIPEDNSKKGTVFLVNSGIPGDTQPMVNIFLEKYKKNSFKKALTKFISYNDACISSFLDGDTRGLFKNIKELSLWVFKHLNLMIPSNVHKIWREGIETDTYYLKLCGSGGGGFILGFTQEIESTRKMLKDYELEIVCNI from the coding sequence ATGCAGGGGTCACTTTTTTACGCTAAGATTTTACTTTTTGGAGAATACGGTATTATCAAAGATTCCATGGGCTTGAGCATACCTTATAAATCTTATCAAGGCAGTTTTGTATTCGATGATTCGATAGAGTCTAAAAGGTCAAATGAGAATCTTAGTCTTTTCTTCAAATACTTAGCAGAGATAAATAAAAAAGCTGATTTTCCAGCTAGGTTTAATTTAGATTTACTATCGGATGATTTAGATAGAGGAATGTCTTTTCAATCATCCATTCCACAGGGCTATGGAGTAGGCAGTTCTGGAGCACTCGTGGCTGCCATATACGAAAAATACGCTATAAATAAGATATATCCAGATAATATTGTAAGGGGAGATGTAGTAAGGTTAAGGTCCATCTTTGGCAAGATGGAATCGTTTTTTCACGGCAAGAGTTCTGGCACCGATCCTCTTATATGTTATTTGAAAATTCCTCTGCTCATAAAGCCTAAGGGTAATATTTCTACTGTGGGCATACCAGAGGACAATAGTAAAAAGGGAACTGTTTTTTTGGTTAATTCTGGCATTCCAGGAGACACTCAACCTATGGTTAATATCTTTTTAGAAAAATATAAAAAGAATAGTTTTAAAAAAGCCTTAACTAAATTTATATCCTATAACGATGCCTGTATAAGTTCTTTTTTAGATGGGGATACTAGAGGGCTGTTTAAGAATATAAAGGAGTTATCTCTATGGGTTTTTAAACATCTTAATTTGATGATCCCTTCAAACGTCCATAAAATATGGAGAGAAGGTATAGAAACAGATACCTATTACCTAAAATTATGTGGTTCTGGAGGAGGTGGTTTTATTTTAGGGTTTACTCAAGAAATAGAATCTACTAGAAAAATGTTAAAAGACTACGAACTCGAAATAGTCTGTAACATATAA
- a CDS encoding pyridoxal phosphate-dependent aminotransferase produces MSEHLSNRVIQMSASQTIAMSIKARELKEQGKDVINLSLGEPDFDIPTFVKDEAKKAIDDNFSKYTPVPGYMDLRKAIAEKLKRDNNLDYSPSQIVVSTGAKQSIINALMALINPGDEVIIPAPYWVSYIEMVKLVDGIPLVIPTSTDSDFKITAQQLESVITQKTKAFIFSSPCNPSGSVYSREELKSLAEVFARHKNVFIISDEIYEYINFSAKHESIAQFEELYNRVITINGLSKSFAMTGWRIGYLAASESIAKACDKIQSQTTSGTCSIAQRAAILAVKATPSSIGYMRDAFLSRRDLVIRELSKIDGFKLNNPQGAFYIFPDISHFFGRELKGRTISNADDFSMFLLEQANVATVSGNAFGSPNCIRISYATSEEQLIKAIEKIRQALS; encoded by the coding sequence ATGTCTGAACATCTTTCAAATAGAGTGATTCAAATGTCTGCTTCTCAGACTATCGCTATGAGTATAAAAGCCAGGGAACTCAAAGAACAAGGCAAGGACGTTATAAACTTAAGTTTGGGAGAACCTGATTTTGATATTCCCACTTTCGTAAAAGATGAAGCAAAAAAGGCTATAGATGACAATTTTAGCAAATACACTCCTGTGCCTGGATATATGGATCTCAGAAAAGCTATAGCAGAAAAGCTAAAAAGAGATAATAATCTAGATTATTCTCCAAGCCAAATAGTAGTTTCTACTGGAGCTAAGCAGTCTATAATAAATGCTTTGATGGCTCTGATAAATCCTGGAGATGAAGTCATAATACCAGCTCCATATTGGGTGAGTTATATAGAGATGGTAAAATTAGTTGATGGCATTCCCCTTGTCATACCCACTTCTACCGATAGTGATTTTAAGATTACTGCTCAACAACTAGAAAGTGTAATAACACAAAAGACAAAGGCATTTATATTCAGTAGTCCTTGTAACCCTTCTGGATCGGTATATTCTAGAGAAGAACTAAAGTCACTGGCTGAGGTTTTCGCTAGACATAAAAACGTATTTATAATCTCAGATGAGATATATGAATACATAAATTTTTCGGCTAAACACGAAAGCATAGCTCAATTTGAAGAGCTATACAATAGGGTGATAACTATAAACGGACTGTCCAAATCTTTTGCTATGACGGGTTGGAGAATAGGTTATTTAGCAGCGTCGGAATCTATAGCTAAAGCATGTGATAAAATACAGAGTCAGACTACATCTGGAACTTGCTCTATAGCTCAAAGAGCTGCTATTTTAGCTGTAAAAGCTACTCCTTCTTCCATAGGTTATATGCGTGATGCTTTCTTATCGAGACGAGATTTAGTCATAAGAGAATTGAGTAAAATAGATGGATTTAAATTGAATAATCCACAAGGGGCATTTTATATTTTTCCAGATATATCTCATTTCTTTGGAAGAGAATTAAAGGGGCGCACAATAAGTAACGCTGACGATTTTTCTATGTTCCTCTTAGAACAAGCCAACGTAGCGACAGTTTCTGGAAATGCCTTTGGATCTCCAAATTGCATCAGGATATCCTATGCTACCTCGGAAGAACAACTCATAAAGGCTATTGAAAAAATACGACAAGCATTATCATAG
- a CDS encoding dicarboxylate/amino acid:cation symporter, translating into MFLAQINNIDLDLADQLTIVLTTTMASIGSAAIPGAGLVLLVTVLQSVGLNPAWISIIFPIDRLLDMCRTVVNISGDIAISTIVAKSENEIGVGQVTELEN; encoded by the coding sequence TTGTTTTTAGCTCAGATAAATAATATCGATTTAGATCTTGCCGATCAATTAACTATTGTGCTCACCACTACTATGGCATCTATAGGATCCGCAGCCATACCTGGGGCGGGATTAGTATTATTAGTGACAGTCTTGCAATCAGTAGGATTAAACCCAGCTTGGATATCTATAATATTTCCAATAGACAGATTATTAGATATGTGTCGTACTGTAGTTAATATATCGGGCGATATAGCTATATCGACAATAGTTGCTAAATCAGAAAATGAAATAGGCGTTGGTCAAGTAACTGAATTAGAAAATTAA